The Macaca fascicularis isolate 582-1 chromosome 14, T2T-MFA8v1.1 genome contains the following window.
aggagttcgagaccagcctgaccaatatggtgaaacaccatctctactaaaaatacaaaaattagccaggtatggtggcggatgcctatagtcccagctacttgggaggctgagacaggagaatcacttgaacccaagaggcagaggttgcaatgagctgagactatgccactgcactccagcctgggtgacagagcaagactctgtctccaaaaaaaaaaaaaaaaaaaaaaaagaatgagacgtTCAACATTCCACCGGGTTGTGGTCCGGCACTGGCTCTGGGGATCAGGAAAAAGATTGCAGTATAGAACTGAGCTCAATTCTGAATACAGCAAACACAGCTGGGAATTTATAATGAAAGCAAAGTGAAGGGGTCAGTGGattgaaaattactaagaggaagtATCAAGAGTAGGGGGATTCTTGCTAAAACGGGATTCTTGTTAAAAAGCAGGCCAAGGacagacgggcgtggtggctcacgcctgtaatcccagcactttgggaggcggaggcgagaggatcatgaggtcaggagattgagaccatcctggccaacatggtgaaaccccgtctctactaaaaatacaaaaattagctgggcgtggtggtgggtgtctgtaatctcagctacttgggaggctgaggcaggagaatcgcttgaatccaggaggcgggggttgcagtgatccaagatcgcaccactgcactccagcctgggtgacagagccagactccatctcaaaaaaaaaaaaaaaaaaaaaagcaggccaggAACTTATACTTCAaatttgaagaataaatgagGACCAGGATCACATATCAAGAGGGATGAGGTATCGGGGTGGGGGGATTCCGTTAAACTGACTAGCAGGATTTTTGTGAAAACGGGGTTAGACAGGCTGATGACAGGGATGAATGATAGCCCACAAGGCCTAGTCAAAAaaagagggctcagaggagcctACCTGAAAGTTGGTTAAGGGGAGAATGTCTGcatctgtggggaaaagaaagagagatcagcctgttactgtgtgtATTTAGAAAGAAGCAGACAtgagagactccattttgttctgtatttgagatgctgttaatctgtgaccctacccccaaccttgtccttgcaagagacatgtgctgtggtgactcaaggtttaatggattttgggctgtgcagggtgtgctttgttaaacaaatgcctgaaggcagcttgctggttaaaagtcatcaccattctcttaatctcaagtacccagggacacgtacactgccaaaggtcgcagggacctctgcctaggaaagctaggtattgtccaaggtttctccccatgtggtagtctgaaatatggcttcgtgggaagggaaagacccgatcatcccccagcctgacacccgtgaagggtctgtgctgaggaggactagtataagaggaaagaaggcctcttggcagttgagatagagaaaagcatctgtctcctgcctgtccctgagcaatggaacatctcggtgtaaaacccgattatatgttctgtttactgagaaaggagaaaaccgccttagggcgaaaggtgggacttgctagcgcaatgctgctctttatgcactaaaaaggtttatgaagATGTTTGcgtatgcatatcaaggcacagcacttttccttaaacttattcatgtcacagagatctttattcatatgtcttactgctgaccttctccctacgatgatcctattatcctgtcacttccctttttctaagatagtaaagataatgatcaataaatactgagggaactcagagaccggtgccggcgtgggtcctctgtatgctgagcgtcagtcccctgggcccactttttctttctctatactttgtctctgtgtctcatttcttttctcaagtctctccttccacctaacgagaaagtCCCACAGGCGTGGAGGGGCCGGCCGCCCCTTCAACATCCCTCCTAGGCCCAGGCTGGAAGCTTTCTAAACATATTCCTATTTGTCAGGACCTCCAAAAGCAGGCCCCAGAATGGGACCCAACTGACCCAGGCGTGATGGGGCAGCACAGATCGGACAGTCTCTTTCCCCTCTGGGTTTCTTGGCTTCTGTCGGACAACTCAAAGTGAGAATTTGGGGTCAGCCGTCCTAGTGCTGACAGTGACTCACTGAATGACCTccagcaagtcacttaacctctctgagcctccctaTGCTTATTTAAAGTTGAGAATGGTAATTCAATCTGTCCACAAGGCAAGCTTGTTGAGAGAGTGGAATAAAACACTGTTACTTGAGGAGACGCTTTGTCAGCCTGAGTGAGCAGCTGTACATGttgttatttaaagaaaaaaaatctgctttcaaCCGTGTTCCAAAAAAAAACTACTGCAAaggctaggtgtagtggctcatgcctgtaatcccaacactttgggaagctgaggcaggaagatcacttacgcccaggagtttgagaaaccctgtctctactgaacatggtgaaaccctgtctctactgaaaatacaaaaattagccgggcatggtggtgggctcctgtaatcctagctacttgggaggctgaggcaggagaatccattgaacctgggaggtggaggttgcggtaagcagagatggcgccactgcgctccagcctgggcaacagagcgagactccatctcaaaagacaaaaaacaaacaaagacaacGACTGCACAGATTTTCATCAAAGTTAAGAGGGTGTTCCTTTTAAAAGGGCTCTGGGGCTCACCTCAAAGGATAAAGAGAGATCATTAAAAATAGTCGAGACAAGGGTACAACGAATGAGTCTCCCATGATCCGGAGACCCGCTCTGCTCACTGAGATTACTAACCATGGGCAGAGAAAACCACAATTGCAGACACGAGTcataagttgttttgttttttttttttttttgagtcagtgtctggctctattgcccaggctggagtgcagtggcgcgatctctgctcactgcaagctccgcctcccaggctcacgccattctcctgcctcagccccgagtactgggactacgggcgcccgccaccacgcccgactaattttttgtagttttagtagagacggggtttcacagtgttagccaggatggtctcgatctcctgacctcatgatccgcccgcctacgccctcccaaagtgctgggattacaggcgtgagccaccgcgcctggccctagtCATAATGTTTTTAATCGTAGAGGCTGATGGTCAATTGAGTTCTTCCCACGTGGACAATTCCGTGAAGCCTGCTCTGACGTTAGGAGCAGCAGCGATTTCTCTTTAAAGCTTGTTAATGATTCCCTGCCGTAAATCCGGGTGGCCAGCTTGTActtaaataattgtaaaaatgcGGTCTGAGGTGGCTTGCCTTTTTGGCCCTTTGCACACGGCTGGCATATGTCGTTTATGAATTGGGAGGCAGTGTCATTGTGTAAATCCCCTTATTCCTAGCGGGGTCATGGTCTGAGTTTGAATGCGTCCCTCCGCAAGCATCTGTCACTGGTCAgattaaaaactacatttcccaaaGGCCCTCGCGGATCCCAGCCTTCTCCGTCACTTTCCGGTTTTACACCTAGGCCCCGCCCCCAACGCGCGTGTCGGCCAATAGCGGCCCCACCTCTTGCGCCCGGCAAAAATAGCACGCGGGAGGGAACGTTTCACGGGCCGCGGGGGCGGGGCCTGTGGCCAGGGGTTGGTCTTTGGAATCGGAGAGGCAGATTCGCTGCTCGGCAGCACGGCCGGAGCTGGTCCGGTCAGGAGTCGGGATTTGCGGGGAGAGGTTCTCCACTAGCCAAGAGAAGGCCTTAAGAAAGACGGTATTAATCTCCCGTTGCGGCTCCCGCCTGGTCCCATCTTCGGCCCGCTCCTCCAGGAAATGAATCTGCTGCCGAATCTCGAGAGTCCAGTGACTCGGCAGGAGAAGATGGCGACCGTGTGGgatgaggccgaggtgggcaccGGGCGACCTGGCGGTCCGGGAACAGGGCCCGCAGGGAGATGCCATTGacaggagggaaggaggtggCTGGGGGTCAAGGACTGGCCCGGTCCCGGGGACGGGGTCGTTTGGGATGTGGGCAGGGGTCCTGACTCCTTCATCTTGGCTTTATGGGCgtggaaactgaggctgtgaGTGGGTTCGGAGAACGAGGGATGCTTGTCCTgagtaaaagtaaatatataaataaacaaataattttttacagCAAGATGGAATTGGGGAGGAGGTGCTCAAGATGTCCACGGAGGAGATCATCCAGCGCACACGGCTGCTGGACAGTGAGATCAAGGTGGGTGCACAGCTCCTGTGTGGGCGATGGAGTCCCCACAGGACAGGCCCCAGCGATCCGAGTCGCCTCTCCTACTTCCTTCTCCGGCACCCTGGGGGAGACATGGGGCTCAGGCTTCCCCTTGGGaccaggaaaagaggaaagaaaactaaGCCTGAAAAGGGACAGGAAGACAGTCAGGGGGTGGTGGGAGACCTGGGCTGAGATGAGAAGTTATCAGATTGCCTTTCCCAGTGATAACTGGGAATAATCCTCTCAAGCATCCTACTTTTAGTAaaatccctgttttacagatgagtaaactgaggctcagagacgtTTGTACTGCGATAAAGCACCCAGTTCTTACTAAGAGGCAGAACCTAAAACCTATATTTGCCTGTCTCGGAggcctgcttttattccaatACTACCACTATTTCACAAGGAGGTTTCCACACTGGCCTCCTGTTTCGACTTATACGGGATGTGGACACAGTCAGACTCTGCCTTCAGAGAGCCTCAGAACTGGATGAATGGATGTGGGAGGGTCCCCTGGGCACCCTGGACCTCACCAGTTACAGGGCTCTAGCATAAGCTGTGCCAGGGCTTATATttgctcctcctccccttctcatCTCAGATCATGAAGAGTGAAGTGTTGAGAGTCACCCATGAACTCCAAGCCATGAAGGACAAGATCAAAGAGAACAGTGAGAAAATCAAAGTGAACAAGACCCTGCCGTACCTTGTCTCCAACGTCATcgaggtgtgtgtgtatgtggaggggaagagagggagtcaGCGGGGACTGGGGACAGCCTGGGGTGGGGCCGCTAGGGAAAGAGTGGGTAGAGGTTTTGAGGCCAAACTGCATGTCAGAGCTACACCTCCTGGGGCACTTTCATGGGGAGACGGGGGCCTGCAAAGGCCTTGGAAGTCTCACATGTCTCCTTTTCTGTTATGTCTCCTCTGGGGTAGATGAGCCCTGTGCAGAGGAGGAGCACCTACACAGAGATCAATCCCTGGGCTTAGCAGGGGCACCCACCTTTGCTGGGCTCAGGGCTATTGGAGGAGGGAGGTAGGGATGGCCAGCCCTGCAGAGATTAGGAACTGACTTAGGAAGCACTGGGCCTTGGGGAGTTCAAGGGGCTGAGTTTTTTTCCTTCCCAGCTCCTAGATGTTGATCCTAATGACCAAGAGGAGGATGGTGCCAATATTGACCTGGACTCCCAGAGGAAGGGCAAGTGTGCTGTGATCAAAACCTCTACACGACAGGTGAGCATGGCTCAGCAATAAGAGactggaggagggtgaggagcaGATGTGGGACAGGACTAGGGAGCCTTCCCTGAGGACACTAACTGAGACTGCCCCTGTAACTTGTCCACAGACGTACTTCCTTCCTGTGATTGGGTTGGTGGATGCTGAAAAGCTAAAGCCAGGAGACCTGGTGGTGAGTGGGGCCTGAGCCCAGGCAGTGCTTTTCTGGTGACTAGCTGATCCCCTGTGCCCGCCCCAGGTCACTATTGGCTCTGAATCTCGGCAGAACAACTCAGAGAGTCTGGGATCCTGTCTACTTGCTGTTTGATTCTTGTATTGCCCAGTCCTGTGTCTTCCCCTCTACAGACACCTGTTACCAGCCAATTGGGTAGCCCCTTGAGCTGGGCCAAATCTGAAGGCCCTGTGCTGTGTCCTTAGGGTGTGAACAAAGACTCCTATCTGATCCTGGAGACGCTGCCCACAGAGTACGACTCGCGGGTGAAGGCCATGGAAGTGGACGAGAGGCCCACGGAGCAATACAGTGACATTGGGGGCTTGGACAAGCAGATCCAAGAGGTAAGGGAGGCACGGCAGCTGCCAGCAGCCTCAACAGCGTTTCAGTTTCCCCACGCCATTGATGCAGCTCATCTCCCTAATGTGTCTTTTATCCCTATAGCAACctagggaggaagggagggctgCCATGTGACAGGTGAGgagactgaagcccagagagtTTAAATGCCTTCCCCAGGGTCACAGAAAGACCAGAGCCAGGACTGGAACTCAGGCTCCTGGTTTCTGGCccagcatctttttttcttttttttttttgagacggagttttgatCTTactgcccatgctggagtgcaatggcgcgattttggctcactgcaacctccacctcccaggttcaagtgattctcctgcctcagcctgccgagtagctgggattacaggcatgtgccaccaagcctggctaattttagcagagtctctatttttagtagagacagggtttctccatgttggtcaggctggtcttgaactcccaacctcaggcgatccaccttccttggcctcccaaagtgctgggattacaggcgtgagccgctgctcCCGGCCCCTGGCCCAGTGTCTTTCTGCCATATACTCTTGTTCCTGGAGAGTCCATAGCCAGCCTTGGTGGGGATGAGCGTTCTGTGTCCTCTTGATACGGGGAAAGGAGTGGGCACGTCCCCGAGTTAGAGTGGGAGGGATTCAGATTGGGGTTGGAGCCACAAAGGGTTGGGCTGTAGGAGCCCTCAGGGCTTCATCTCCTCACCCAGGACTTCCTCCTGGCAGCTGGTGGAGGCCATTGTCTTGCCAATGAATCACAAGGAGAAGTTTGAGAACTTGGGGATCCAACCTCCTAAAGGGGTGCTGATGTATGGGCCTCCAGGGACAGGGAAGACCCTCCTGGCCCGGGCCTGTGCCGCACAGACTAAGGTGAGTACTTTGGGAGGGATGCGGGGGAAGTGGGCAGGAGCAGAAACTCTACCAGATGGGCTCCAAGTGTCTGCCTTTGACCTGACCCTACCACCTTTTCCTTCCAGGCCACCTTCCTAAAGCTGGCTGGCCCCCAGCTGGTGCAGATGTTCATTGGAGACGGTGCCAAGCTAGTCCGGGACGCCTTTGCCCTGGCCAAGGAGAAAGCGCCCTCGATCATCTTCATTGATGAGTTGGATGCCATCGGCACCAAGCGGTAAGGGAGGGCCAAGGATCCCCAGCAATCTCTGTGGCGGTGGAGGGAAGGGGTGGACTCTCAGTTGTGCTAAATTGTGGTTCTTTCCCACCCTGTATCCCCTCCTGCCCCTGGATGGTGACTCCTCAGCTCTTGAGGTTCAGATTCCTAACTCTTGATCAATAGCCTCCCTGTTTCCCCAACCATTCATTCCCATAGCTGCCAGCATGTTCCTTTCAAAACAGGaatctgggccgggcatggtggctcacgcctgtaatcccactactttgggaggccgaggtgggaggatcacttgagcccaggagtttgagcaacatagggagactctgggcaacatagggagactctgtctttataaaaaaataaaaatattagtcaggcgtggtggtgcacacctatagtcccagctactcaggagctgaggtgggaggattgcttgagcctgggaggttatggctgtagtgagctgtgatggcaccactgcactccaacctgggtgacaaagtgaaaccctgtcttaaaaaaaaaaaatgcctgtaatcccagcactttggaagctgaggcaggcggatcacttgaggccaggagttcaagatcagcctgaccaacatggtgaaacctcgtctctactaaaaacacaaaaaaattaggcaggggtggtggcggcgcctgtagtcccagctgcccaggaggctgaggcatgagaatcgcttgaacctgggaggcagaggttgcagtgaagccaagatcgcgccgctgcactccagcctagtgacagagcaagactctgtctcaaaaaaaaagaaaacaaaaaatgccaaAGCAGGAATCTGGCCCCCTTGCTCACATGAACCCACAGTGGTCCCTGACACAAACCAATCCTGTTAAAAACCCTTCCTGGCTggacgccgtggctcacacctataatccctgcactttgggaggctgaagcgggcggatcacttgaggtctggaattcgagaccagcctggccaacatggtgaaacctgtctctactaaaaatagaaaaatttagcctggtgtggtggtacatgcctgtaatcccagctactcggaaggctgaggcaggacaatcacttgaacccgggaggcagaggttgcagtgagctaggattgtgccactgcactccagcctgggtgacagagcgagactccatctcaaaacaaaacaaaacaaaacaaaaaaaacacccttCCTGGGCCTTCCTGTTGCTCCCTGGGATAAACACTGGACTTGCAAGGCTCAACGTGTGCTGCCCTTTTGCGCCTCCAACCTCATCTCATGCCTGTCTCCCGCCTCCCCTGCTCTGGACTCCTGCCACAGTGTTTCCTGTGTTTCAGGCCCGCTGTGGCTCTTACCCTCTTCTCCACTGGTTGGCTGCCCAGTTGGTGTGCTTTCAGTCTTCAGATCCGAGCCTAGGGACACTTCCTCGGGGATGCCTGCCTGGACTCTCCTGTACAGCAGTGTCCAAGGCTGGGCCAGATCCCTGTGTTTCTAAGAGTTAACTCAGTTTGCAAGCGCACATTCATCACACTAACAGCGCAAGCAGTGgctggttttgcttttttgttgttgttgttgagatggagtcttgctctgttgcccaggctggagtgcagtggcatgatctcagcacactgcaacctccgcctcccaggctcaagcaattctcctgcctcagcctcctgagtagctgagattacaggtgcccgccaccacgcccagctaatttttgtatttttagtagaaacagggtttcaccatgttggccaggatggtctcgaactcctgaccccaggtgatctgcccactttgacctcccaaagtgctgggattacaggtgtgagccactgcacccagccttgctcACTGTTTTATCCTCAGTCCACCACATGATTCCAGGAGCCTCTTCAGTCTCTGAATGTGGTCAACAATTAATGACACCTTTTATGTGTCAGTCCCCGGGCTGGGGGCCCCAAGTAGAGTGAGCCATTTCCCTGCCCTAGACAGGTTAAGTTAGGCTTCCAACGGGTAGAGGAGGGGAGGGCTCTGCCTAAGCTGTGCCCTCACCAGCATCTTGGGCTTCCTGTGCCCTAGCTTTGACAGTGAGAAGGCTGGGGACCGGGAGGTGCAGAGGACAATGCTGGAGCTTCTGAACCAGCTGGATGGCTTCCAGCCCAACACCCAAGTTAAGGTAAGTATTAGCACTCCCAGGCGAAGAAGATGAGGCTCAGAGGTCAGGAGCTGTCAGGCCCCCAGCTAGTGAGTGGTGGAGCTGGAATGAGAATTGGGATCTGTCTTTAACATCCCATGTGTCTCACCTGCACTCTGGGGGCTGCCTCTCTGCCTTTTTTGACCGTGTCTGCCCATCTGGGAGCACCTTGCTCCTTTGTTCAAGTTGTGGCTTCTCTTCCTCAGGTAATTGCAGCCACAAACAGGGTGGACATTCTGGACCCCGCCCTGCTCCGCTCGGGGCGCCTGGACCGCAAGATCGAGTTCCCAATGCCCAATGAGGAGGCCCGAGCCAGAATCATGCAGATCCACTCCCGAAAGATGAACGTCAGGTGAGCAGGGGCACAGGCAGGGCACGGAGACCTGGACAGGCGCAGGGGGAGGATGCCTCTGCCGCGCTTCTCTGTACTGAGCTTCCCCAGCCTCCACGACCGCCACCTGCCCGGCCCCAGGCACACACAGCACCGTTCCACACCCCACCCTCCGTTTCTCTCCAGTTGCCTGATGTAGCATCTTGCCAGGGCCCAGGTCATAATTCTGGGTGCTCTGCTCCTTAGACTTCACTCCTCATCTGAAGGCACAGAGGCTGGAGGCACTCATTTTCCCTGCCTCACACCTCAGCCCATGagcacaggccaggcatggcCGGGGCCAGATGGACTTGAGTTCAGATATGTATGACTCTCAGCAGGTGGCATGCCCTCTCAGCCTCACTTCTTATTTGGGACTTGGGGATGATAGCACCGATTTCACAGGGTTGTGGCAAGGATTAGATGTGACAGTGTCaagcacagtgctgggcacaggaTGAGGACAGCAGGGCCTGCTGAACTGGGGGAGTGAGACCATCTTTTGTCCCCACATCCCCCTGCTCCCCTGCCTTATGCCAAGTCAGTCCCTGGAGTCTCAAATGCAGATTTCTAGAAGGTCAGAGCTCAAAAGACCCTAGAAATAACCTGGTATAACCTGCATTAACTTCCTCCCTTTGTCCCCTACATCTTGTACTGAGAAGAAAACAAGGTACATTGATTGGGTAAGGAACTCGCCTCTGATCTCAGGGCGACTTGACTTTGTTGCTTGACAGGGCCAGGGGAGGACATTTGGCCCATCTGCCCACTctgcatgagccactgagcctgtgGTATCTGTTCTCTCCCCAGTCCTGACGTGAACTATGAGGAGCTGGCCCGCTGCACAGATGACTTCAACGGGGCCCAGTGCAAGGCTGTGTGTGTGGAGGCGGTGAGTGGTCAGGCGGGGTGGGTGCGTCGCTTTGTGCCTTCTTGCGCCCTCCCTGGACAGGATGGGGGCATTTGACTGTTGGAGACAGCTGGGAGAAGAGGCCTGAGCCTCAGGGAGCCAGGGAAGGCATTCAGGCATTCAGACCTAGACTCTGCTTGTCCCGGCTGTAGGGCATGATCGCACTGCGCAGGGGTGCCACGGAGCTCACCCACGAGGACTACATGGAAGGCATTCTGGAGGTGCAGGCCAAGAAGAAAGCCAACCTGCAGTACTACGCCTAGGGCGCGCCGGCCAGCCCCGGCCTCACGGCTGAAGTGCGCAATAAAAGATGGTTTAGGGTCCCTGCCGCTGCTTGTCTGCCTTCCCTGGGCTCTGGCTGGAGGAGTAGGGGCATGTGCAGGCGGCCCCTTCCTCAGGTGCTGCAGCCTGGAAACCCTGAGACAGCCGTGGGCCCCACACCACTGGTCAGGGTGAGGCTTTCTGGTGCCGTGCGTGGtgctgcagctgctgcctggGCCTTCATGCCCCTTCAGAGCCCTCTCCCTGAGCACCGCTCTGCTCTGAGCTTTCAGAGGCTCATGGGCCTGCAGTTCCTGCATAGAGGACCTAGATAGAAGCCACCCTTTCCCTTTTGGCATTTTGGTGTCTGGCACCAGTCCTTGCCTCCTGGTAAAGCCAGACTTGGGTTTAGGCTTTcagcctccttcctcctttcctggcCCTGTTTCTCCAGACGCCCCCTTAGCTCTTTCTGTCCCTGTCTTTTGGCCTGAAACTGAGCCTGAACAGGATCCACTGGGAGCCCCTCTAGGACTGATCTGTCACGCTGTGCTCCCCTCCCCCAGTTCGGCCGTCTCTTCACTCTAGCCGGCCCCTTGCCTTCCCTGGGTGGCCCTGCTTGGCTTCCCACTGACTCCTCAGCCCCCGCCTCAGGAGGCCAGCAGCACAGCCCCTGACGTGCTTCTGGTTCTGTCCCCTGCCCTGGACTCAGTCAACCCCAGTCCTGCATTCCTGTTCCTTCTTCTAACCAGACGGCATTTGCTCCTGACCATGACACCCAAGTTCCCCCACAGGGACCACACCCACCGTGCTTTGGCTTCCTCATCTCCAAAATGGGGCCCCCGGCCTCTCCCAGTGGGCCGTGATGCTCGCACACACTGTCTGCCATCCAGCAGGGCTTGGCACCCTGGCTGGCAGCCCTGAGCACCTGCGTAGGTGAGGGGGGCAGCTGGCCAGGACGGCTGTGGTTCATTCCTTggatctgaggccaggagtcacTGGATCCTTGAGACAGTTATCTTACAGGATGTGTCGCAGCTAGGCGAAGCAAatactatcattttaaaatgttttgctgTTAGAAATATTGAGAGCTAAGCACTCCCAGCTAAGGACGTCACTGGGGTTTCATGTCCACCTCTCCCACGCTCCAGGACACCGCCCAGACTGCAGATCCCAGCCAGTGTACTATTGACAGTGGTCCTGGCTGGCCTGGGAGGGAAGAGGTGGACTGGGCACCCCCACCCACATTCTCTTGACGGGACTGGGGAAGCGGCGCCCTGTGCCTGGTGTTCTTACACTCCACACCTTCAGAAGAGAGGGGGTGTGGTTTTGAATAAGGGTCCCATatcatcttttcttctcttgcttacttatttttgagacggggtctcgctctgtcacccaggctggagtgcagtggcgcgatctcagctcactgcagcctccgcctcccaggttcaaacaattctcctgcctcagcttcctgagtagctgggattacaggcacctgccactgcacctggctaatttttgtatttcagtagagacgggggtttcaccatattggccaggctggtctcgaactcctgaccttctgatctttggcttcccaaagttctgggattacaggcatgagccaccatacccggcctctctctcttttttaagcgAATGAGAGCTTAATTAATTTGAGGCCAAACCTGGAGATGACTTTGTGGCTGGAGCTTCCTTCCCTGGTTACATTTTCAGTGAGGTGAAATGGGGGGCAGGTAGGGAAAATGCTGTGGTTTGCAGTTCTATAAAATAAGGACAGCACcctaactgggtgtggtggctcacacctgtaagcccagcactttgggaggctgaggcaggcagatcacaagatcaggagttcaagaccagcctggccaatatagtgaaaccccatctctactaaaaatatattaaaaaaaatagccaggcgtggtggcaggtgcctgtaatcccagctactaggtaggctgaggcaggagtcattgtttgaacccaggaggtggaggttgcagtaagccgagaccgcgccactgcactccagcctgggtgacaaagtgagactctaaaaagaaagaaggacagCGTCCTGGAGTTGGTGGTGAGGGACTAAAATGGCACAGGGCCAGGCTGGTATAGGTGCTCCGTCATTATTGGAATAAGAAGCCAGGAAGACACGGAATGTTCAGAGACGCACTGCAGGGGTGACAGTTCAGACAGGCGACTGGCAGTGGCAGTGAGGAAGGCCCTGCGTGGCCATGGAAGGCCGTGCAGAACCAAGGCAGCCAGTGTGTggataatatttatttgtatcatctatagaacaaatatttacagatacaAACGGAATCACAGCAAAGTTGCTATAAAACCACCCAGACCTCTCGATGGCCACTTCTGAAAACACCCAtggtcaagggcagggccaggcctggcTGTGGAGTGGGCCAGCTGAGTACCTGGGCGTCAGCCAAGGGAAATGCTTGGGGATTATGGCTTCAGCACTCTCCCGGAGCACATTCCTGAGCGCTGACAACTCGGAGCCCTCACCGCCCCCACCTACCCCAACCCCAGTGGGGAAGGAAAGGGGCCTGAGCTGGGGAGAGCAGCCTGGGCTCGCTCTGTGCCTGCTCCAGGAGTCCCTGGCCCCTGTGCTGGCAGGAGCGTCCCTGAGCTGGACCAGGAGGCCTCTCTGGCCTGCGGCTGCTCCCTGCCCAGCAGGCTGCTGTTTGGCAGCTGGAGG
Protein-coding sequences here:
- the PSMC3 gene encoding 26S proteasome regulatory subunit 6A, with product MNLLPNLESPVTRQEKMATVWDEAEQDGIGEEVLKMSTEEIIQRTRLLDSEIKIMKSEVLRVTHELQAMKDKIKENSEKIKVNKTLPYLVSNVIELLDVDPNDQEEDGANIDLDSQRKGKCAVIKTSTRQTYFLPVIGLVDAEKLKPGDLVGVNKDSYLILETLPTEYDSRVKAMEVDERPTEQYSDIGGLDKQIQELVEAIVLPMNHKEKFENLGIQPPKGVLMYGPPGTGKTLLARACAAQTKATFLKLAGPQLVQMFIGDGAKLVRDAFALAKEKAPSIIFIDELDAIGTKRFDSEKAGDREVQRTMLELLNQLDGFQPNTQVKVIAATNRVDILDPALLRSGRLDRKIEFPMPNEEARARIMQIHSRKMNVSPDVNYEELARCTDDFNGAQCKAVCVEAGMIALRRGATELTHEDYMEGILEVQAKKKANLQYYA